The following proteins come from a genomic window of Sphaerisporangium rubeum:
- a CDS encoding TIGR02391 family protein codes for MALARRSSGFLGQISEPLTRIRQGANGEEQADVYGSVQEDKALFGIETDIEEGDLIQKPLPTGKIKTYRVAKVTYHNPPGMPSHIHHVEARIEPMNARPPVSSRRVELPGLHPKISDAAGALFVDGHFSKAVLAAFQAVEHEVQQKTQLNDSGVSLMHKAFNQANPHINVARHTGRNAQDEQEGFRFLFAGAMGGLRNPRAHGVDLPDSEQEALEYLAFASALMRRL; via the coding sequence ATGGCCCTAGCTCGACGGTCGAGTGGTTTCCTTGGACAGATCAGTGAGCCGCTCACGCGTATCCGACAGGGAGCTAACGGGGAGGAGCAGGCTGACGTATACGGGTCGGTTCAAGAGGATAAGGCGCTGTTCGGTATCGAGACCGACATCGAAGAGGGTGATCTGATCCAGAAGCCCTTGCCTACAGGAAAGATCAAGACCTATCGCGTCGCTAAGGTCACGTATCACAACCCACCAGGCATGCCGTCGCACATCCACCATGTCGAAGCCCGCATTGAGCCTATGAACGCTCGACCGCCAGTATCTTCACGCCGTGTAGAACTCCCAGGGTTGCACCCAAAGATCTCTGACGCTGCTGGCGCCTTGTTCGTGGATGGGCACTTCAGCAAGGCGGTTCTCGCGGCATTCCAGGCCGTTGAGCATGAGGTGCAGCAGAAGACGCAGCTTAACGACTCGGGTGTCTCACTGATGCACAAGGCTTTTAATCAGGCTAACCCTCACATCAACGTGGCTCGTCATACGGGGCGCAACGCTCAAGACGAGCAAGAGGGCTTTCGCTTCCTGTTCGCAGGTGCCATGGGTGGTCTGCGCAACCCTCGCGCGCACGGCGTTGATCTTCCTGACTCCGAGCAGGAAGCACTGGAGTACCTAGCATTCGCTAGCGCCCTCATGCGACGTCTATAA
- a CDS encoding replication initiator, translated as MGNQDGGDESVQLTGEHPAWLVDLAQVINSPGHDRWQAMVAATGGCASPVHLIGESAIVHGGTGEVLHSYDTRDEPSGHLLVACGNRRASVCAACSAVYRADTFQLIRAGLSGGKGVPEQVSGHPRVFATLTAPSFGPVHTRREKNGKVRTCRPRRRGKHCEHGNDVGCLARHEPNDDRLGQPICPDCYDYPGAVLWQAHAGALWHRFTLEVRRELARQAGMSRAAFGRQVRVSFAKVAEYQRRGLVHFHAVIRLDGPKGATDLPPEWTDHGMLVRAIPAAARRVEVLSPVSPLGRRRLVWGDQLDIRPIVMSEALDGVSERAVAGYIAKYATKGAEASGTVDHRLSCKACRGDGRVSDLIPCEHCRGTGLRPGLNLELLPVTEHARRMIRTCWELGAHPEYAGLRLRPWAHMLGFRGHFSSKSRHYSVTLGKLRGIRSDHRAQESRERHGLPALGDATTLVIGHWRFAGIGHSPGEAILAEQIRQRVQTVRAIAAQRAAE; from the coding sequence ATGGGCAATCAGGACGGCGGCGACGAATCCGTGCAGCTCACCGGGGAACATCCGGCCTGGTTGGTCGATCTGGCGCAGGTGATCAACTCTCCGGGGCACGACCGGTGGCAAGCGATGGTCGCGGCGACGGGTGGGTGCGCCAGCCCGGTACACCTGATCGGCGAGTCGGCGATCGTGCACGGCGGAACCGGTGAGGTCCTGCACTCCTACGACACCAGGGATGAGCCTTCGGGGCATCTACTGGTGGCCTGCGGCAACCGGCGTGCGTCGGTCTGTGCGGCCTGTTCGGCGGTCTACCGGGCCGACACCTTCCAACTCATCCGCGCCGGTCTGTCCGGCGGCAAGGGCGTCCCTGAGCAGGTGAGCGGCCACCCACGCGTGTTCGCCACGCTGACGGCTCCCTCGTTCGGTCCGGTGCACACCCGGCGCGAGAAGAACGGCAAAGTCCGGACCTGCCGTCCGCGTAGGCGTGGAAAGCACTGCGAGCATGGAAACGACGTCGGGTGCCTCGCTCGGCACGAACCTAACGACGATCGTTTAGGCCAACCGATCTGTCCGGACTGCTACGACTACCCCGGAGCCGTGTTGTGGCAGGCGCATGCCGGGGCGTTGTGGCACCGGTTCACGCTGGAGGTCCGGCGGGAACTGGCCAGACAAGCGGGAATGAGCCGGGCGGCGTTCGGCAGACAGGTCCGGGTGTCGTTCGCCAAGGTCGCCGAATACCAGCGGCGGGGCCTGGTCCACTTCCATGCGGTCATCCGCCTCGACGGCCCGAAGGGCGCGACCGATCTTCCCCCGGAGTGGACCGATCACGGGATGCTCGTCCGAGCGATCCCGGCGGCGGCGCGACGTGTGGAAGTCCTGTCCCCTGTGAGCCCGCTGGGACGGCGACGACTGGTGTGGGGTGATCAGCTCGACATCCGGCCCATCGTCATGAGTGAGGCGCTGGACGGGGTGTCTGAGCGTGCGGTGGCCGGCTACATCGCCAAGTACGCGACCAAGGGCGCGGAAGCCTCCGGCACGGTCGATCACCGTCTGTCGTGCAAGGCGTGCCGGGGAGACGGACGGGTGAGCGATCTCATCCCCTGCGAGCACTGCCGGGGCACCGGTCTGCGGCCAGGGCTGAACCTGGAGTTGCTTCCGGTGACCGAGCACGCTCGGCGCATGATCCGCACGTGCTGGGAGTTAGGCGCGCATCCCGAGTACGCCGGTCTGCGGCTGCGACCCTGGGCGCACATGCTGGGCTTTCGCGGCCATTTCTCCAGCAAGAGCCGCCACTATTCCGTCACGCTCGGCAAGCTGCGCGGCATCCGCTCTGATCACCGTGCGCAGGAGTCGCGGGAACGACATGGACTGCCCGCGCTCGGTGACGCCACAACGCTGGTCATCGGTCACTGGCGTTTCGCCGGCATCGGGCACTCCCCCGGTGAGGCGATCTTGGCTGAACAGATCCGGCAACGCGTCCAGACCGTGCGGGCGATCGCCGCACAGCGGGCGGCCGAATGA
- a CDS encoding GntR family transcriptional regulator, producing the protein MEADEKEARWRTIATALRNDIIEGRYTPGSPLPSEITLAEQFSVSRPTVRDAIKNLVLEGLVNVIRGRGTFVRPLPERQVILITNQERPDVAAPGYHPDIVRYGWDLGLRDQEPPFFSDRTQANRDLAIALGVRLGHSLIHRESLWTFENHAKVEIHSYANADMIPDWDDQKRNAQYRKRPKFLYQTLAREHGPMEWMTLVMARMPSDNERIRLNMQVGDALLIIRRHMVDRHGRRIEVTDVKAPANQFEIAYALEVADDPNALFTREEMAENGITLVI; encoded by the coding sequence ATGGAAGCAGACGAGAAAGAAGCACGCTGGCGCACCATTGCCACAGCGCTGCGCAACGACATCATCGAAGGTCGTTACACCCCAGGCAGCCCGCTCCCCAGCGAGATCACCCTGGCCGAACAGTTCAGCGTCTCTCGCCCTACCGTGCGCGACGCCATCAAGAACCTTGTGCTGGAAGGCCTGGTCAACGTCATCCGAGGCCGGGGAACCTTCGTTCGACCGCTCCCCGAACGACAGGTGATCCTGATCACTAACCAGGAACGGCCCGACGTCGCCGCACCCGGTTACCACCCCGACATCGTCCGCTATGGCTGGGATCTGGGCCTACGCGACCAAGAACCACCCTTCTTCTCCGATCGCACCCAGGCCAATCGAGATCTGGCGATCGCGCTAGGCGTCCGTTTGGGACATTCCCTGATTCATCGGGAAAGCCTGTGGACGTTCGAGAACCATGCGAAGGTCGAGATCCACTCCTACGCGAACGCCGACATGATCCCCGACTGGGACGACCAGAAGCGCAACGCCCAGTACCGCAAGCGCCCCAAGTTCCTCTACCAGACCCTCGCGCGCGAGCACGGCCCGATGGAATGGATGACTCTCGTCATGGCCCGCATGCCGTCAGACAACGAACGAATCCGACTGAACATGCAGGTAGGAGACGCACTGCTAATAATCCGCCGGCACATGGTCGACCGCCACGGCCGCCGCATCGAGGTCACCGACGTCAAGGCTCCAGCCAACCAGTTCGAGATTGCCTACGCCCTGGAAGTCGCCGACGACCCCAACGCCCTGTTCACCCGCGAAGAGATGGCCGAGAACGGCATAACCCTGGTGATCTAG
- a CDS encoding LCP family protein, whose product MTDETSPVAESVVEAGDEKIVRTEPRKRPRLLRRLLIVAALGVAMVVAAGFALVMERQITLNGNIERVPGAFPEEAGRPAKTVGEAQNWLLIGSDKRPGEAGNQRADTIMIVHIPADRARLTLIGIPRDSYVRIPGHGNNKINAAYAFGGPQLLIRTVENLTKVRIDHFAALDFKGFVTMTEAIGGVDVYVAKKVYDPANKVTWPQGTVHLEGEKALLFVRQRYNLPEGDFDRIRRQQAFIGAMGRKIISRDLLTDPLKLNDFLEALTRAVSVDDGVTLSTLRDLALGLRDIRPDKVDSATIPNLGSVTVRGASVVRLDKRAGEKFFTAIRDDKLEEYFGSSGGLNDLTILP is encoded by the coding sequence GTGACGGACGAGACTTCCCCGGTCGCGGAGAGCGTCGTGGAGGCCGGCGACGAGAAGATCGTCCGGACGGAGCCGAGGAAACGTCCCCGCCTGCTGCGCCGGTTGCTCATCGTGGCGGCGCTCGGTGTGGCGATGGTGGTGGCCGCGGGGTTCGCGCTGGTGATGGAGCGTCAGATCACGCTGAACGGCAATATCGAGCGCGTACCCGGAGCGTTCCCCGAGGAGGCGGGCCGTCCGGCCAAGACGGTCGGTGAGGCGCAGAACTGGCTGCTCATCGGCTCGGACAAGCGGCCGGGTGAGGCAGGCAACCAGCGGGCCGACACCATCATGATCGTACATATCCCCGCAGACCGGGCTCGGCTCACTCTCATCGGCATCCCCCGCGACTCCTATGTCCGTATCCCCGGACACGGAAACAACAAGATCAACGCAGCGTACGCCTTCGGTGGCCCGCAGTTGCTGATCCGTACGGTCGAGAACCTGACCAAGGTCCGCATCGATCATTTCGCGGCTCTCGACTTCAAGGGCTTCGTCACGATGACCGAGGCGATCGGCGGCGTCGACGTCTACGTCGCCAAGAAGGTCTACGACCCGGCCAACAAGGTCACCTGGCCGCAGGGCACGGTGCACCTGGAGGGTGAGAAGGCGCTGCTGTTCGTACGGCAGCGGTACAACCTGCCAGAGGGGGACTTCGACCGCATCAGGCGCCAGCAGGCGTTCATCGGCGCGATGGGTCGCAAGATCATCAGTCGGGACCTGCTCACCGATCCCCTCAAACTCAACGACTTCCTCGAAGCCCTGACGCGCGCGGTCAGCGTGGACGACGGGGTGACGCTCAGCACGCTGCGCGACCTCGCCCTGGGACTACGGGACATCCGGCCCGACAAGGTCGACTCGGCCACCATCCCCAACCTGGGTTCGGTGACCGTGCGTGGCGCGAGCGTCGTACGGCTGGACAAACGGGCCGGTGAGAAGTTCTTCACGGCGATCAGGGACGACAAGCTCGAAGAGTACTTCGGCAGCAGCGGCGGCCTGAACGATCTGACGATCCTTCCCTAA
- a CDS encoding GNAT family N-acetyltransferase, with amino-acid sequence MDRLRGWPATLAEGPVGLRPLRLRDVSVWRETRLRNANWLRPWEPSNPETPLFRTGLGPYISMVGTLRREARQGLALPWVVTWRGAFAGQLTVGAIVWGSARSAQVGYWISSALAGRGITPTALAMAVDHCFFTVGLHRLEANIRPENHASRRVVEKLGFREEGIRRRHLHIDGAWRDHICYALTSEDVPRGLLDQWRRTSQKAPHDGIA; translated from the coding sequence GTGGATCGACTACGCGGCTGGCCGGCGACCCTGGCAGAGGGACCGGTGGGGCTCCGGCCGCTCCGCCTGCGCGACGTGAGTGTGTGGCGTGAGACGCGGCTGCGCAACGCCAACTGGCTGCGGCCATGGGAGCCGAGCAACCCCGAGACGCCGCTGTTCCGCACCGGCCTCGGCCCGTACATCTCCATGGTCGGCACCCTGCGCAGAGAGGCACGCCAAGGCCTGGCCCTGCCGTGGGTCGTCACGTGGCGCGGCGCGTTCGCCGGTCAGCTCACCGTCGGCGCCATCGTGTGGGGCTCGGCACGCTCGGCCCAGGTCGGCTACTGGATCAGCAGCGCGCTGGCCGGCCGCGGCATCACCCCGACCGCGCTCGCCATGGCCGTCGACCACTGCTTCTTCACCGTCGGCCTGCACCGCCTGGAAGCCAACATCCGCCCCGAGAACCACGCCAGCCGCCGCGTGGTGGAGAAACTCGGCTTCCGAGAGGAAGGCATACGGCGCCGCCACCTGCACATCGACGGCGCCTGGCGCGACCACATCTGCTACGCGCTCACCTCAGAGGACGTCCCGAGGGGTCTGCTCGACCAGTGGCGCCGAACCAGCCAGAAAGCTCCGCACGACGGCATCGCGTAG
- a CDS encoding molybdenum cofactor synthesis domain-containing protein, with the protein MKALVVTASNRAAAGVYPDKSGKLLAELLTEAGCEVHGPEVVPDGEPVEAALRAGVAAGYDVIVTTGGTGLTPQDLTPEMTRRVIDREIPGIAEAVRLANRDKVPTSVLSRGLAGQAGRTLIVNLPGSSGGVRDGMAILAPILRHAVDQIGGGDH; encoded by the coding sequence GTGAAGGCGCTGGTGGTGACGGCGTCCAACCGTGCCGCCGCCGGCGTCTACCCCGACAAGTCCGGGAAGTTGCTGGCCGAGCTGCTGACGGAGGCCGGCTGCGAGGTGCACGGCCCCGAGGTGGTGCCGGACGGCGAGCCCGTCGAGGCGGCCTTGCGCGCCGGCGTCGCGGCCGGGTACGACGTGATCGTCACCACCGGCGGCACCGGGCTGACCCCGCAGGACCTCACCCCCGAGATGACCCGCCGCGTGATCGACCGCGAGATCCCCGGCATCGCCGAGGCCGTACGCCTGGCCAACCGCGACAAGGTCCCCACGTCGGTGCTGTCACGGGGCCTCGCGGGCCAGGCGGGCCGCACGCTCATCGTCAATTTGCCAGGTTCCTCCGGCGGGGTGCGGGACGGCATGGCGATCCTCGCACCGATCCTGCGGCACGCCGTCGACCAGATCGGAGGCGGCGACCACTGA
- the moaC gene encoding cyclic pyranopterin monophosphate synthase MoaC — MVDVSGKEVSARTATATGRVLLSPEAVAVLRAGDVPKGDAIGVARIAGIQGAKRTPDLIPLCHPIAVHGVRVELEIEDDGVRIVARVKTADRTGVEMEALTSVTVAALALIDMIKAVDPAAVITDVRVEEKTGGKTGVWTRP, encoded by the coding sequence ATGGTGGACGTGTCCGGCAAAGAGGTCAGCGCGCGTACGGCCACCGCGACCGGCCGCGTGCTGCTGTCGCCGGAGGCGGTGGCGGTGCTGCGCGCCGGGGACGTACCGAAAGGCGACGCCATCGGGGTGGCGCGCATCGCCGGCATCCAGGGGGCCAAGCGCACGCCGGACCTCATCCCCCTGTGTCACCCCATCGCCGTTCACGGTGTGCGGGTCGAGTTGGAGATCGAGGACGACGGCGTACGGATCGTCGCGCGCGTCAAGACCGCCGACCGCACCGGCGTCGAGATGGAGGCCCTGACCTCCGTCACGGTCGCGGCCCTGGCCCTGATCGACATGATCAAGGCGGTGGACCCCGCGGCGGTCATCACCGACGTACGGGTCGAGGAGAAGACCGGCGGCAAGACCGGCGTCTGGACCCGGCCGTGA
- a CDS encoding 5-formyltetrahydrofolate cyclo-ligase: MDKAELRRRIVASRADVADPRGSATAIRETLLDQPWVQMAGLVAAYWSTGDEPATHGLIFALWKHGATVILPILRPDDDLDWAVYDGPDSLAPGPRKLMEPVDTPRGVDAIRTAALVIVPALAVDPVTGIRLGRGGGSYDRALARVGPNVPTVALLHEGELVDVPAEPHDRPVSMVALPSGIVRIPGKDSR, from the coding sequence GTGGACAAAGCGGAGCTGCGCCGCAGGATCGTCGCCTCACGAGCGGACGTCGCCGATCCGCGCGGCTCCGCGACAGCGATCAGGGAAACGCTACTCGACCAGCCTTGGGTGCAGATGGCCGGGTTGGTCGCGGCGTACTGGTCCACCGGTGACGAACCCGCCACTCACGGGTTGATCTTCGCGCTGTGGAAGCACGGCGCCACGGTGATCCTGCCGATCCTGCGGCCGGACGACGACCTGGACTGGGCCGTGTACGACGGTCCCGACTCGCTGGCGCCGGGGCCGCGCAAGCTGATGGAGCCGGTGGACACCCCGCGAGGAGTGGACGCCATCCGTACGGCGGCGCTGGTCATCGTCCCCGCGCTGGCCGTCGACCCCGTCACCGGCATCCGGCTCGGGAGAGGCGGCGGGTCGTACGACCGTGCGCTGGCGCGCGTCGGACCGAACGTGCCGACCGTGGCGCTGCTGCACGAAGGTGAGCTGGTGGACGTCCCCGCGGAGCCGCACGACCGGCCGGTGTCGATGGTGGCCCTTCCCTCGGGGATCGTGCGGATCCCCGGGAAAGATTCACGTTAG
- a CDS encoding site-specific integrase produces the protein MTTRRSRGDGGLHWDEARQRWIASVTVGYTPAGKRIVKKASGKTKTEAKAKLKEIIRDHDDGLTTSAHNYTVGDAVQDWLAFGLSGREQATIETRTFLANKHVIPDLGARKLRELSADDVDRWLKDKAQVLSTRSLREVRSVLKRAVDRAQARDKVKRNVVLLCEIPKGKDGRPSKSLTLDQAEAILSAAEGTTLEAYIVLSLLIGARTEELRALTWSHVNLDGDPDATPPVPPSIMVWHSVRAGGDTKTRKSRRTLAMPRRCVEALRRHRERQDDARVKADNRWMENDLVFASAVGTELDAHNVRRSFRAVLKRAGLNEKEWTPREMRHSFVSLLSDSGVPLEQISRLVGHSNTMVTETVYRKQLRPVLIEGAEAMDVIFPHTDPYS, from the coding sequence ATGACCACGCGACGCAGCCGGGGAGACGGCGGTCTGCACTGGGACGAAGCACGTCAACGCTGGATCGCGTCGGTGACGGTCGGCTACACCCCCGCCGGAAAGCGCATCGTCAAGAAGGCCAGCGGCAAGACCAAGACCGAAGCCAAGGCCAAGCTCAAAGAGATCATCCGCGACCATGACGACGGGCTGACCACCTCGGCTCACAACTACACCGTTGGCGACGCCGTACAGGATTGGCTGGCCTTCGGGCTGAGCGGCAGGGAACAGGCGACGATCGAGACCCGCACCTTTCTGGCGAACAAGCACGTCATCCCCGATCTGGGTGCGCGGAAGCTTCGCGAGTTGTCGGCTGATGACGTGGACCGGTGGCTCAAGGACAAGGCTCAGGTACTCAGCACTCGGAGCCTCCGGGAGGTCCGGTCGGTTCTCAAGCGTGCCGTGGATCGGGCACAGGCGCGCGACAAGGTGAAGCGGAACGTCGTGCTGCTCTGCGAGATCCCGAAGGGGAAGGACGGTCGTCCGTCGAAGTCCCTCACGCTGGACCAGGCGGAAGCCATCCTGAGCGCGGCCGAAGGGACGACGCTGGAGGCGTACATCGTGCTCTCGCTCCTCATCGGTGCCAGGACGGAGGAACTGAGAGCGCTCACCTGGTCGCATGTGAACCTTGACGGTGATCCCGACGCCACGCCTCCCGTACCTCCGTCGATCATGGTGTGGCACTCGGTGCGGGCCGGCGGCGACACCAAGACCCGGAAGTCGCGGCGGACGCTGGCGATGCCCCGGCGATGTGTGGAAGCCCTGCGACGGCACCGCGAGCGCCAGGACGACGCGCGGGTGAAGGCCGACAACAGGTGGATGGAGAATGACCTCGTGTTCGCCTCGGCGGTCGGGACGGAGCTGGACGCGCACAACGTCCGGCGGTCGTTCCGCGCCGTGCTCAAGCGAGCGGGCCTCAACGAGAAGGAATGGACGCCGCGCGAGATGCGGCACAGCTTCGTGTCGCTGCTCTCAGACAGCGGCGTCCCTCTGGAGCAGATCTCCCGCTTGGTCGGCCACAGCAACACCATGGTGACGGAGACCGTCTACCGAAAGCAGCTCCGCCCGGTCCTTATCGAGGGAGCGGAGGCCATGGATGTGATCTTTCCACACACAGATCCCTACAGTTAG
- a CDS encoding restriction endonuclease: MTLPAELLRQAAAAAATRQPGAWLSAYRYERELADAFERVLREIAGDGADLSQQHANLDDSHADMIAVVGDHIVFVEAKVSQWLVPKDAIRQLVRHLKGLSTPDRRHVGLLVSNADFSRSAIDEIAAAQHAGAVLRAVQWKSQEDDDALAEALREVLAA; this comes from the coding sequence GTGACACTTCCCGCTGAGCTGCTCCGCCAAGCGGCTGCTGCCGCAGCGACCCGTCAACCCGGCGCTTGGCTGTCTGCTTATCGCTATGAGCGCGAACTAGCCGATGCCTTCGAAAGAGTCTTAAGAGAGATTGCGGGAGACGGCGCTGACTTGAGCCAACAGCACGCCAATCTGGATGATTCACATGCCGATATGATTGCTGTCGTCGGCGACCATATAGTTTTCGTTGAGGCAAAGGTTTCGCAGTGGCTGGTGCCAAAAGATGCAATCCGCCAGCTTGTGCGTCATCTAAAAGGGCTGTCTACGCCAGATCGCAGGCATGTTGGTCTGTTGGTGAGCAATGCGGACTTCTCACGCTCCGCAATTGACGAGATAGCCGCCGCCCAGCATGCTGGCGCCGTCCTGCGAGCTGTGCAATGGAAATCCCAGGAAGACGACGATGCACTCGCGGAGGCTCTTAGAGAGGTATTAGCAGCCTGA
- the galU gene encoding UTP--glucose-1-phosphate uridylyltransferase GalU, with protein sequence MADYDPVTKVVIPAAGLGTRFLPATKATPKEMLPIVDKPAIQYVVEEAVAAGLLDLLMVTGRNKRSIEDHFDRAYELEEVLAAKGDEERLSQVLEPVEIATFHYVRQGEPKGLGHAVLCAKQHVGGNPFACLLGDDLIDPRDHLLKRMIEVRDTYGGSVVALMEVPREQVSLYGCAEIAPTSEDDVVRVTGLVEKPPADEAPSNWAVIGRYVIDPAVFEVLENTPPGRGGEIQLTDALLELAGRDNDGGGPVHGVLFRGRRYDTGNKLDYLRTVVQFAAERPDLAGEFIPWLREFLDNDAR encoded by the coding sequence ATGGCTGACTACGATCCAGTGACCAAAGTCGTCATCCCCGCCGCCGGGCTCGGCACGAGGTTCCTGCCGGCGACCAAGGCGACTCCCAAAGAGATGCTGCCGATCGTCGACAAGCCGGCCATCCAGTATGTCGTCGAGGAGGCGGTGGCCGCCGGGCTGCTCGATCTCCTCATGGTGACCGGCCGCAACAAGCGCTCCATCGAGGACCACTTCGACAGAGCGTACGAGCTCGAGGAGGTGCTCGCCGCCAAGGGGGACGAGGAACGCCTCTCCCAGGTGCTCGAACCGGTCGAAATCGCCACGTTCCACTATGTACGGCAGGGGGAGCCGAAGGGGCTCGGCCACGCCGTCCTGTGCGCCAAGCAGCACGTCGGGGGCAACCCGTTCGCCTGTCTGCTCGGTGACGACCTGATCGACCCGCGTGACCACCTGCTCAAGCGCATGATCGAGGTGCGCGACACCTACGGCGGCAGCGTGGTCGCGCTCATGGAGGTGCCGCGCGAGCAGGTCTCCCTGTACGGCTGCGCCGAGATCGCCCCGACGTCCGAGGACGACGTGGTGCGGGTGACCGGCCTCGTGGAGAAGCCGCCGGCCGACGAGGCGCCGTCCAACTGGGCCGTCATCGGCCGGTACGTCATCGATCCCGCCGTGTTCGAGGTGCTGGAGAACACCCCGCCGGGCCGGGGTGGCGAGATCCAGCTCACCGACGCGCTGCTGGAGCTGGCGGGCCGCGACAACGACGGCGGCGGTCCTGTGCACGGCGTGCTGTTCCGCGGACGCAGGTACGACACCGGCAACAAGCTCGACTACCTGCGCACGGTCGTGCAGTTCGCCGCGGAGCGGCCCGATCTCGCCGGCGAATTCATCCCGTGGCTGCGCGAGTTCCTGGACAACGACGCGAGGTGA
- the glp gene encoding molybdotransferase-like divisome protein Glp, producing MKPVDAHLDEILAAVRPIDPAELDLDDVLGAVLAENVTSPVALPPFDNSAMDGYAVRAADVEKATEERPVLLPVAADVPAGEQAPRVVEPGSVTRVMTGAPLPEGADAVVPVEWTDGGTVRVAIHRPPALGNAIRRSGEDVRAGDVVLTAGTLIGPAQLGILAGVGRRTVRARPRPRVLVLSTGAELVDPGLPLGPGQIWESNSFMLVASVRQAGGEAVRRSAVGDDPAAFLETLTGLLGDADAVITSGGISMGAYEPVKEALTPLGTVRFEKVAMQPGMPQGFGAVGTRNTPIFTLPGNPVSSFVSFVLFVRPALDRMRGLPAGPPRTVTATTTEALRSPDGRRSYLRGVLNGAEVAPVRGQGSHRLAALAGADALIVVPERVTEVPAGTAVEVIPL from the coding sequence ATGAAGCCGGTGGACGCGCACCTGGACGAGATCCTTGCCGCGGTACGGCCGATCGACCCGGCCGAGCTGGACCTCGACGACGTTCTCGGCGCCGTGCTCGCCGAGAACGTCACCTCGCCGGTCGCGCTGCCGCCGTTCGACAACTCGGCCATGGACGGCTACGCCGTGCGGGCCGCCGACGTCGAGAAGGCCACCGAGGAGCGGCCCGTGCTGCTCCCGGTGGCCGCCGACGTCCCCGCGGGTGAGCAGGCGCCACGCGTGGTGGAGCCCGGCTCGGTCACCCGCGTCATGACCGGCGCGCCGCTGCCGGAGGGGGCCGACGCCGTCGTGCCGGTCGAGTGGACCGACGGCGGCACGGTGCGGGTCGCGATCCACCGGCCCCCCGCGCTCGGCAACGCGATCCGCCGGTCCGGCGAGGACGTCCGCGCCGGGGACGTCGTGCTCACCGCCGGCACGCTCATAGGACCCGCTCAGCTCGGCATCCTCGCCGGGGTGGGCCGCCGCACCGTGCGTGCTCGGCCGAGGCCGCGGGTGCTGGTGCTGTCCACCGGCGCCGAGCTGGTCGATCCCGGCCTGCCGCTCGGGCCGGGGCAGATCTGGGAGTCCAACAGCTTCATGCTGGTCGCGTCGGTACGGCAGGCCGGTGGTGAGGCGGTGCGCAGGAGCGCCGTGGGGGACGACCCCGCGGCGTTCCTCGAAACCCTGACCGGCCTTCTCGGTGACGCCGACGCGGTGATCACCAGTGGCGGCATCTCGATGGGTGCGTACGAGCCGGTCAAGGAGGCGCTCACGCCGCTCGGCACCGTACGGTTCGAGAAGGTCGCCATGCAGCCCGGCATGCCGCAGGGCTTCGGAGCGGTGGGAACGCGCAACACGCCGATCTTCACGCTCCCCGGCAACCCGGTCTCGTCGTTCGTCTCGTTCGTCCTGTTCGTCCGGCCGGCGCTCGACCGTATGCGCGGGCTCCCTGCCGGTCCGCCGCGCACGGTGACCGCCACGACCACCGAGGCGCTGCGCTCACCTGACGGCAGGCGCTCCTACCTGCGCGGCGTGCTGAACGGCGCCGAGGTCGCGCCGGTGCGCGGCCAGGGCTCGCACCGGCTCGCCGCGCTGGCCGGCGCCGACGCGCTGATCGTGGTGCCTGAGCGCGTCACCGAAGTGCCCGCGGGTACGGCTGTGGAGGTGATCCCGCTGTGA
- a CDS encoding helix-turn-helix domain-containing protein, with translation MTLSPGLDTPRLYRVSDAMRLLSMSRTVIYEQIRAGRLRSVTQGRTRLIPASAISDYIALLEQEARAS, from the coding sequence ATGACCCTATCCCCCGGACTCGACACCCCGCGGCTGTACCGCGTCAGCGACGCCATGCGCCTGCTCAGCATGAGCCGCACCGTCATCTACGAGCAGATCAGGGCCGGACGCCTCCGTTCGGTCACTCAAGGCCGTACCCGGCTGATCCCCGCCTCAGCCATCTCCGACTACATCGCCCTACTGGAGCAGGAAGCGAGAGCATCATGA